The nucleotide sequence GAGTCCGCTCTCGCTCGATGCCGGACCGATGTACTCGGAACCGGGAATGTGCGCCTGAGAAAAGAGGACATGGGAGCCAACTTGAATCATCAGCGGCTGCGCACCCTTCGACTGAAGGATCTTGACCAGTTCGTCAGGGTTGATGAGCTGTGTTTTGGGGATGAGGCTTGCCTGATCAGCGACCGCCACTCCAGCCAAGACCATACATACGGTCGCCAGGGCCAACGGGAGCATGCGAGATTTCAAAAGAAGATTCATATAAGTCCTACTACATTATCAATTCCGGATTAGGTTGACGGCAAGATCCAAGAGGATTTGCGGCGGGACCTGATTGCTCCTCATTCCGGAAGGCGTGCTACTGCTAGCCAGAAGCGCTGGATCGACTGCACGGCTTTCCGGAATTCATCCAGGCTGCCGGGTTTGCTGACGTAGCAATTTGCTCCCAACGCATAGCAATCGATCACGTCTTGCCGCGATCCGGAGGTAGTAAAAAGAACAATCGGAATCGACCGCAAGTTCGGATCGCCCTTGACGTTGGCCAGCACCGCCCGGCCGTCTTTTCGTGGCAGATTCAGGTCAAGAATCACAAGATCGGGACGGGATACCCCACGGAACTGCCCTGAATGCGTGAGGAAGGCAATGGCAAGTTCGCCGTCCTGGACGATGCTGACTGCAGGTTTGTGATCGACACCGGAAAGCGCTTCACGAATCAAGTCTAAGTCGGCTGGGTTATCGTCCACCAGCAGGACTTCGCGTCTGACGTGGGAGTTCATTCGGCGTGCTGTTCGTGCAGTCGTGTTGCTGGCAAAGTGAAGCGGAATGTAGATCCAACGCCTGGCTCCGATTCCACCCAGAGTTTGCCTCCGTTTTGCTCGACGATCTTCTGGCAGATCGCCAGCCCCAGTCCATTTCCAGCGTATTCTTCACGCGAATGTAAACGCTGAAATATGACAAATATGACATCGCGATGTTCAGGTGCAATGCCGATGCCGTTGTCGGCGACGGAGAAAGCCCACGCCTCACCTTGCCTTTCCACAGAGATCTTGATCGCAGGTTTCTCTTTACCCCGGAACTTGATGGCATTGCCGATCAGGTTCTGAAAGAGTTGGATCAATTGCGTCGGATCGGCGGCAATGGTTGGGAGTGAATCATGAGTGATGCGGGCGCCGCTGTCTTCAATCACCGCTTGCAGGTTCAGGATCGCGCCCGCCAATGCAATATTGCAATCCGCATTGCCCTGCTTCGCGTCGCGTCCGACGCGCGAAAACGCAAGCAGGTCGCGGATCATTGCCTGCATGCGAAGGGCACCCTCTACGGCGTAGCCCATGTATTTATCAGCGTCCGCATCCATTTTCCCGCGGTACCGTTCGGACAAGAGCTGGGTATAGGCAGCCACCATGCGCAACGGTTCCTGCAAATCGTGGGAAGCCACGGATGCAAACTGTTCCAGGTCGCGATTCGAGCGTGCCAGTTCTTCTGCTTTTTCTGCCAGTGCATGTTCACTGCGTTTGCGTTGTTCGCGCGCTCTCTGCGCTTCCAAAGTTCGGCGGATCGCCAGTGGGAGACGCGTCAGCGAGCCTTTGAGAACATAGTCCGACACGCCCTGCTTGATGCAGTCGACTGCCGTTACTTCGCCCAGAGCGCCCGTGACCAGAATCAGGGGAATATCCAAACCCTCGTCATGCAGAATGTTCAATGCATCCAGTCCGCGCCAGTCACCCAGGTTGTAGTCGGCCAGGATGATGTCGGGACGATGGGCGCGTACGTGCTGGCGAAATTGCTCGGCAGTTTCGACCGTTGTGCTGGTGAAGGTGAAGCCACCGTTGTGGAGGGCGCGGATGACTAATTCGTTGTCCGCGACGCTGTCCTCAACCAGGAGAAAGCGAAGCGCCGGGCCGCTCTCGACAGCGAGATGGCCGGCGAACGCCGGTGCAGTCGCGGCTTCGGTCATACGTGCCCAGCTTCCTTGGGATGCTTCTCGCCAGCAAACGCGGGCACTTGATTCACGACCAGCCAGTACATGCCGAGTGTCTTTATCGTCTGGCGGAACTGCTCGAAGTTGACAGGTTTCTGAATATAGCTGTTTGCGCCCAGGTTATAGCTGGCGATCAAATCCCGTTCCTCCTTCGACGAAGTAAGGATCACCACGGGCACTCCCCTGGTGTGCGTGTCTCCCTTGATCTGTTTGAGGATTTCGATGCCGCTGAGTCTTGGTAGCTTCAAATCCAGCAACACCAGTTTAGGAAGAGCGTCCGCTGATCGCCCGGCATAGTCACCACGGCAGAAAAGAAAGTCGAGGGCTTGTTCGCCGTCGCGAGCGAGGAAGATCCGGTTCGCGAGATGCTCCCGCTGCAATGCGCGCAGAGCGAGCGTGATGTCGTCTACATCGTCTTCCACGATCAAAATATCCACCTGTCCGATCATCGTCAGACTCCGGCGCCGACACGAGCGGCGATCGTTTCATTTTCATGCGACGTGGGGGAGTCCACTGTGAAATAGAAGGTCGCTCCCTTGTAGAGTTGAGCCTCGGCCCAAATCCGGCCTCCGTGCTTTTTGATAATCCGCTGGGCGGTCGCAAGGCCTACACCGGTGCCTTCAAATTCTTCGGAACGGTGCAGTCGTTGGAAAACCCCAAAAAGCTTGTCGTAGTACGTCATGTCGAATCCCATGCCGTTGTCGCGAACGAAGATGACCGTTTCACCGCTGATTTCGCTTGCGCCCACTTCGACCACTGCCGGGTGTCGCGGGCGCGAATACTTGAGCGCATTCGACAGCAGGTTTTGAAAAACCAGTTGTATGAGGGGTTCGTCACACTCCAATTGCGGAAGAGGCGCGATTTTCCATTCGACTTCGCGGCCTTCCCATTCGGGCTTGAGCAACGCTACGATCTCTCCGACAATCCTATTGAGATCCACTTTACGGACGTCGATGCACTGCCTCCCGACTCGAGCCAGACTCAGCAACTCATCGATCAATATCCCCATCTTCTGAGTCCCTTCCTGAATTCGATTGAGGTAGTGCCGGACCTGAACAT is from Acidobacteriota bacterium and encodes:
- a CDS encoding response regulator codes for the protein MNSHVRREVLLVDDNPADLDLIREALSGVDHKPAVSIVQDGELAIAFLTHSGQFRGVSRPDLVILDLNLPRKDGRAVLANVKGDPNLRSIPIVLFTTSGSRQDVIDCYALGANCYVSKPGSLDEFRKAVQSIQRFWLAVARLPE
- a CDS encoding GHKL domain-containing protein, with amino-acid sequence MHDEGLDIPLILVTGALGEVTAVDCIKQGVSDYVLKGSLTRLPLAIRRTLEAQRAREQRKRSEHALAEKAEELARSNRDLEQFASVASHDLQEPLRMVAAYTQLLSERYRGKMDADADKYMGYAVEGALRMQAMIRDLLAFSRVGRDAKQGNADCNIALAGAILNLQAVIEDSGARITHDSLPTIAADPTQLIQLFQNLIGNAIKFRGKEKPAIKISVERQGEAWAFSVADNGIGIAPEHRDVIFVIFQRLHSREEYAGNGLGLAICQKIVEQNGGKLWVESEPGVGSTFRFTLPATRLHEQHAE
- a CDS encoding response regulator, producing MIGQVDILIVEDDVDDITLALRALQREHLANRIFLARDGEQALDFLFCRGDYAGRSADALPKLVLLDLKLPRLSGIEILKQIKGDTHTRGVPVVILTSSKEERDLIASYNLGANSYIQKPVNFEQFRQTIKTLGMYWLVVNQVPAFAGEKHPKEAGHV